A region from the Citrobacter telavivensis genome encodes:
- the lptB gene encoding LPS export ABC transporter ATP-binding protein has protein sequence MATLTAKNLAKAYKGRRVVEDVSLTVNSGEIVGLLGPNGAGKTTTFYMVVGIVPRDAGNIIIDDEDISLLPLHARARRGIGYLPQEASIFRRLSVFDNLMAVLQIRDDLSSEQREDRANELMEEFHIEHLRDNMGQSLSGGERRRVEIARALAANPKFILLDEPFAGVDPISVIDIKRIIEHLRDSGLGVLITDHNVRETLAVCERAYIVSQGHLIAHGTPTEILQDEHVKRVYLGEDFRL, from the coding sequence ATGGCAACATTAACTGCAAAGAATCTGGCGAAGGCCTATAAAGGCCGCCGCGTCGTGGAAGATGTCAGCCTGACCGTCAACTCGGGCGAGATTGTCGGTCTGCTTGGGCCAAACGGTGCGGGTAAAACCACCACCTTTTACATGGTCGTCGGTATTGTGCCGCGCGATGCCGGTAACATCATCATTGATGATGAAGACATCAGCCTGCTGCCGCTACATGCCCGCGCACGCCGCGGGATTGGCTATCTGCCACAGGAAGCCTCGATTTTCCGTCGTCTGAGCGTGTTCGACAACCTGATGGCAGTACTGCAAATTCGTGACGATCTCTCTAGCGAACAGCGTGAAGACCGTGCGAACGAGCTGATGGAAGAGTTTCACATTGAGCATCTGCGCGACAACATGGGTCAGTCGCTCTCCGGGGGGGAACGTCGCCGTGTGGAAATCGCCCGCGCGCTGGCCGCCAATCCAAAATTTATCCTGCTGGATGAACCGTTTGCTGGTGTTGACCCCATCTCCGTTATCGATATCAAACGCATTATTGAGCATCTGCGTGACAGCGGCCTCGGCGTGTTGATTACCGACCATAACGTCCGTGAAACGCTGGCCGTGTGTGAACGGGCCTATATCGTGAGCCAGGGACACCTGATTGCGCACGGTACGCCGACAGAAATCCTGCAGGACGAACACGTTAAGCGCGTATACCTTGGGGAAGACTTCAGACTCTGA
- the ptsN gene encoding PTS IIA-like nitrogen regulatory protein PtsN — MINNDTSLQLSSVLNQECTRSAVHCQSKKRALEIISELAAKQLSLPPQVVFEAILTREKMGSTGIGNGIAIPHGKLEEDTLRAVGVFVQLETPIAFDAIDNQPVDLLFALLVPADQTKTHLHTLSLVAKRLADKTICRRLRAAQSDEELYQIITDTEGGQDEA, encoded by the coding sequence ATGATAAATAACGATACGTCTCTACAACTGAGCAGTGTACTTAACCAGGAATGTACGCGCAGTGCCGTTCACTGCCAGAGCAAAAAACGCGCGCTGGAAATCATCAGTGAACTGGCGGCAAAACAGCTCAGTTTACCGCCGCAGGTCGTTTTTGAAGCGATCCTGACGCGCGAAAAAATGGGCAGTACCGGCATCGGCAATGGGATCGCCATCCCGCACGGTAAGCTGGAAGAAGATACTCTGCGCGCCGTCGGCGTGTTTGTGCAACTGGAAACGCCAATCGCCTTCGACGCGATTGATAACCAACCCGTTGATCTGCTTTTTGCTCTGCTGGTGCCTGCGGATCAAACCAAAACGCATCTGCATACGTTATCACTGGTGGCTAAGCGCCTGGCGGATAAAACCATCTGCCGTCGGCTGCGCGCCGCACAAAGCGATGAAGAGTTGTATCAAATCATCACTGACACCGAAGGTGGTCAGGATGAAGCGTAA
- the lptC gene encoding LPS export ABC transporter periplasmic protein LptC has product MSKARRWVIILLSLAVLVLIGINLADKDDTAQVVVNTSDPTYKSEHTDTVVYSPEGALSYRLIAQHVEYYSDQAVSWFTQPVLTTFDKDKIPTWSIKADKAKLTEDRMLYLYGHVEVNALVPDAQLRRITTDNAQINLVTQDVTSEDLVTLYGTTFNSSGLKMRGNLRSKNAELIEKVRTSYEIQNKQTQP; this is encoded by the coding sequence ATGAGTAAAGCCAGACGTTGGGTTATCATTCTACTGTCGTTGGCCGTGCTGGTGCTGATTGGTATTAACCTGGCCGATAAAGACGACACGGCTCAGGTGGTGGTGAATACGAGCGATCCGACCTACAAGAGCGAGCACACGGACACCGTTGTCTACAGTCCGGAAGGCGCACTGAGCTATCGTTTGATCGCCCAACATGTTGAATATTATTCCGATCAGGCCGTTTCGTGGTTCACGCAACCCGTGTTAACGACGTTTGATAAGGACAAGATCCCGACGTGGTCAATCAAGGCTGATAAAGCCAAACTGACCGAGGATCGAATGCTGTATCTTTATGGTCACGTTGAAGTCAACGCGCTGGTGCCTGACGCTCAACTTCGCAGAATTACCACCGATAACGCGCAGATCAATCTGGTGACGCAGGATGTTACCTCTGAAGACCTTGTCACGTTATACGGAACTACATTTAACTCCAGCGGACTGAAAATGCGCGGCAACTTACGCAGCAAGAACGCCGAGCTGATTGAAAAGGTTAGAACCTCCTATGAAATTCAAAACAAACAAACTCAGCCTTAA
- the mlaF gene encoding phospholipid ABC transporter ATP-binding protein MlaF — translation MGQSVANLVDMRDVSFTRGDRCIFDNISLTVPRGKITAIMGPSGIGKTTLLRLIGGQILPDKGEILFDGENIPEMSRSRLYTVRKRMSMLFQSGALFTDMNVFDNVAYPLREHTTLPPSLLKSTVMMKLEAVGLRGAAKLMPSELSGGMARRAALARAIALEPDLIMFDEPFVGQDPITMGVLVKLISELNNALGVTCVVVSHDVPEVLSIADHAYIMADKKIVAHGSAQALQENDDPRVRQFLDGIADGPVPFRYPAGDYHSDLLGTGS, via the coding sequence ATGGGTCAGTCTGTGGCGAATTTAGTCGACATGCGCGATGTCAGCTTTACGCGCGGCGATCGCTGCATTTTCGATAACATCTCTCTGACCGTACCGCGTGGCAAGATCACCGCGATCATGGGGCCATCGGGGATCGGTAAAACGACGCTGCTGCGCCTGATCGGCGGACAAATTCTGCCAGATAAGGGAGAGATCCTGTTTGATGGTGAGAACATCCCTGAAATGTCTCGCTCGCGCCTCTACACGGTACGCAAACGGATGAGTATGCTGTTTCAGTCAGGGGCGCTGTTCACTGACATGAACGTGTTTGATAACGTGGCATATCCGTTACGCGAACATACCACGCTTCCCCCGTCGTTATTGAAAAGCACGGTGATGATGAAACTGGAAGCCGTCGGTCTGCGCGGTGCGGCAAAACTGATGCCTTCAGAACTGTCCGGAGGGATGGCCCGTCGGGCGGCGTTAGCGCGCGCCATTGCGCTGGAACCGGATCTCATCATGTTTGATGAACCGTTTGTCGGTCAGGATCCGATCACCATGGGCGTGCTGGTCAAACTGATTTCAGAATTAAACAATGCGCTGGGCGTGACCTGCGTCGTGGTCTCTCACGATGTGCCGGAGGTTCTGAGCATTGCCGATCACGCCTATATTATGGCGGACAAAAAGATTGTGGCCCACGGCAGCGCGCAAGCGCTGCAAGAGAATGACGACCCGCGCGTACGTCAGTTCCTGGATGGCATTGCAGACGGGCCGGTCCCGTTCCGCTATCCTGCGGGCGATTATCACTCTGATTTACTCGGAACAGGGAGTTAA
- the rapZ gene encoding RNase adapter RapZ produces the protein MVLMIVSGRSGSGKSVALRALEDMGFYCVDNLPVVLLPDLARTLAERQISAAVSIDVRNMPESPEIFEQAMNNLPEAFSPQLLFLDADRNTLIRRYSDTRRLHPLSSKNLSLESAIDQESDLLEPLRSRADLIVDTSEMSVHELAEMLRTRLLGKRERELTMVFESFGFKHGIPIDADYVFDVRFLPNPHWDPKLRPMTGLDKPVAAFLDRHTEVHNFIYQTRSYLELWLPMLETNNRSYLTVAIGCTGGKHRSVYIAEQLADYFRSRGKNVQSRHRTLEKRKT, from the coding sequence ATGGTACTGATGATCGTCAGCGGTCGTTCAGGGTCAGGTAAATCTGTTGCCCTGCGCGCGCTGGAAGATATGGGCTTTTACTGCGTGGATAACCTCCCCGTGGTGCTGTTACCCGATCTGGCTCGTACGCTTGCCGAACGCCAGATTTCGGCAGCGGTCAGCATTGACGTACGCAATATGCCAGAGTCGCCAGAAATTTTTGAGCAGGCAATGAACAACCTGCCCGAGGCGTTCTCGCCGCAGCTGCTGTTTCTTGATGCCGATCGCAACACGTTGATTCGTCGCTATAGCGATACGCGTCGTCTGCACCCCCTCTCCAGCAAAAACCTGTCGCTGGAAAGCGCCATCGATCAGGAAAGCGACCTGCTGGAACCGCTGCGTTCTCGCGCCGACCTGATTGTCGACACCTCAGAAATGTCGGTACATGAACTGGCAGAAATGCTGCGAACTCGCCTGTTGGGTAAACGTGAGCGTGAACTGACCATGGTGTTTGAGTCCTTCGGCTTTAAGCATGGGATCCCCATCGATGCCGATTACGTCTTCGACGTACGCTTCCTGCCGAACCCGCACTGGGACCCGAAACTACGTCCGATGACCGGTCTCGACAAACCCGTTGCCGCCTTCCTCGACAGGCACACAGAAGTACACAATTTTATCTACCAGACTCGCAGCTATCTTGAGCTATGGTTACCCATGCTGGAGACCAACAACCGTAGCTATCTGACCGTTGCTATCGGTTGTACCGGCGGGAAACACCGTTCGGTGTATATTGCAGAACAGCTGGCAGACTACTTCCGCTCACGCGGTAAAAACGTACAGTCACGCCATCGTACGCTGGAAAAACGCAAAACATGA
- the kdsD gene encoding arabinose-5-phosphate isomerase KdsD: MSHLALQPGFDFQQAGKEVLAIEREGLAELDQYINQDFTLACEKMFNCTGKVVVMGMGKSGHIGRKMAATFASTGTSSFFVHPGEAAHGDLGMVTSQDVVIAISNSGESSEIAALIPVLKRLQVQLICITGRPESSMARAADVHLCVKVPQEACPLGLAPTSSTTATLVMGDALAVALLKARGFTAEDFALSHPGGALGRKLLLRVNDIMHTGDEIPHVTKDASLRDALLEITRKNLGMTVICDDAMKIDGIFTDGDLRRVFDMGVDVRQLGIADVMTPGGIRVRPGILAVDALNLMQSRHITSVMVADGDQLLGVLHMHDLLRAGVV; the protein is encoded by the coding sequence ATGTCGCACTTAGCGTTACAACCGGGTTTTGACTTTCAGCAAGCCGGCAAAGAGGTTCTGGCGATTGAACGTGAAGGCCTGGCGGAACTCGATCAGTACATCAACCAGGATTTCACTCTCGCCTGTGAAAAAATGTTCAATTGCACCGGCAAAGTGGTGGTGATGGGCATGGGGAAATCGGGGCATATTGGCCGCAAAATGGCCGCGACCTTTGCCAGCACCGGTACCTCTTCATTCTTCGTCCATCCGGGTGAAGCCGCCCACGGCGATCTGGGGATGGTGACCTCGCAGGATGTGGTGATTGCCATCTCCAACTCTGGAGAATCCAGCGAGATCGCGGCCCTGATTCCGGTCCTTAAGCGACTGCAGGTTCAGCTTATCTGCATCACCGGTCGACCAGAAAGCAGCATGGCACGTGCTGCGGATGTCCATCTGTGTGTTAAAGTACCGCAAGAAGCCTGCCCGCTTGGACTGGCACCAACGAGCAGCACCACCGCCACGTTAGTGATGGGCGATGCGCTGGCGGTGGCGTTATTAAAGGCGCGCGGCTTTACCGCAGAGGATTTTGCCTTGTCGCATCCGGGCGGTGCGCTGGGGCGTAAACTGCTGCTGCGCGTTAACGATATTATGCATACGGGCGATGAGATCCCGCATGTCACCAAAGATGCCAGTCTGCGCGACGCGCTGCTGGAAATCACCCGCAAGAACCTCGGGATGACCGTGATTTGCGATGATGCGATGAAGATCGACGGTATCTTCACCGACGGTGATTTACGTCGCGTCTTTGATATGGGTGTTGACGTGCGCCAACTCGGTATTGCCGACGTGATGACGCCAGGGGGCATTCGCGTGCGTCCAGGAATTCTGGCGGTCGATGCCCTGAACTTAATGCAGTCCCGCCATATCACCTCCGTGATGGTTGCCGATGGCGACCAGTTACTCGGTGTGTTACATATGCATGATCTCCTGCGTGCAGGCGTTGTGTAG
- the yrbL gene encoding PhoP regulatory network protein YrbL translates to MIRLSAETPLGTGRHRKCYAHPDDAQRCIKIVYNSGQGGDKETQRELKYYAHLSRYLKDWSGIPRYYGTVETDCGTGYVYDVIADYDGKPSITLTEFARQCRYEDDFVVLRQMLKKLKRYLRDNHIVTMTLKPQNVLCHRISESEVVPVVCDNIGEGTLIPLATWSKWFCRRKQERLWQRFIAQPVLAVALEKEAQPKERGGLSLSSREA, encoded by the coding sequence ATGATTCGTTTATCAGCAGAGACTCCCCTGGGCACCGGACGACATCGTAAGTGCTATGCGCATCCGGATGATGCTCAGCGTTGTATTAAGATTGTTTACAACAGTGGCCAGGGCGGCGACAAAGAGACACAGCGCGAGCTGAAGTACTACGCGCACCTCTCTCGCTACCTGAAAGACTGGAGCGGTATCCCGCGCTATTACGGCACGGTAGAGACCGACTGCGGAACGGGTTATGTTTACGATGTGATTGCCGATTACGACGGCAAGCCGTCCATCACTCTCACCGAATTTGCCCGCCAATGTCGTTACGAAGACGACTTTGTCGTGCTACGTCAGATGCTGAAGAAGCTAAAACGCTACCTGCGTGACAACCATATCGTTACCATGACGCTGAAACCACAGAACGTTCTCTGTCACCGTATCAGCGAATCGGAAGTGGTGCCGGTGGTTTGCGATAACATTGGCGAAGGAACGTTGATCCCGCTGGCGACCTGGTCAAAATGGTTCTGCCGTCGTAAGCAGGAAAGATTGTGGCAGCGTTTTATCGCCCAACCGGTCCTGGCCGTCGCGCTGGAAAAAGAAGCCCAACCGAAAGAACGCGGCGGATTGTCGCTCTCTTCGCGCGAGGCTTAA
- the kdsC gene encoding 3-deoxy-manno-octulosonate-8-phosphatase KdsC codes for MSKAGASLATCYGPVSADVIAKAENIRLLILDVDGVLSDGLIYMGNNGEELKAFNVRDGYGIRCALTSDIDVAIITGRKAKLVEDRCATLGITHLYQGQSDKLVAFHSLLAKLAIAPENVAYVGDDLIDWPVMEKIGLSIAVADAHPLLLPRADYVTKIAGGRGAVREVCDLLLLAQGKLDEAKGQSI; via the coding sequence ATGAGCAAAGCAGGTGCGTCGCTTGCGACCTGTTATGGACCCGTCAGCGCGGACGTCATCGCCAAAGCAGAGAATATCCGTCTGCTGATTCTTGATGTCGATGGCGTACTGTCGGATGGCCTGATTTATATGGGCAACAACGGTGAAGAACTGAAAGCTTTCAACGTCCGTGACGGTTACGGGATTCGTTGTGCGCTGACGTCTGATATCGACGTCGCCATCATTACCGGACGAAAAGCTAAACTAGTAGAAGATCGGTGTGCCACACTGGGGATCACGCATCTGTATCAGGGGCAGTCGGACAAACTGGTCGCCTTTCACAGTCTGCTGGCAAAACTGGCGATTGCGCCGGAAAACGTGGCCTACGTCGGGGATGATCTGATCGACTGGCCAGTGATGGAAAAAATTGGCCTAAGCATTGCCGTTGCGGATGCGCATCCGTTACTGCTTCCGCGCGCGGATTACGTCACCAAAATCGCGGGCGGACGCGGCGCGGTACGCGAAGTCTGTGATTTACTATTACTGGCGCAGGGTAAGCTTGATGAGGCCAAAGGGCAATCGATATGA
- the npr gene encoding PTS phosphocarrier protein NPr has translation MTVKQIVEITNKLGMHARPAMKLFELMQGFDAEVLLRNDEGTEAEANSVIALLMLDSAKGRQIEIEASGPQEVEALAAVIALFNSGFDED, from the coding sequence ATGACCGTGAAGCAAATTGTTGAAATTACGAATAAGCTGGGCATGCATGCCCGGCCAGCAATGAAGCTCTTTGAATTAATGCAGGGATTTGATGCGGAAGTCCTGCTACGAAATGATGAAGGCACCGAAGCGGAAGCCAACAGCGTCATCGCTTTGCTGATGCTGGACTCCGCCAAAGGCCGACAAATTGAGATCGAAGCCTCGGGTCCGCAAGAAGTCGAAGCGCTGGCCGCCGTCATCGCCCTTTTCAATTCGGGATTCGACGAAGACTAA
- a CDS encoding ribosome hibernation promoting factor produces MQLNITGNNVEITEALRDFVNTKFAKLEQYFDRINQVYIVLKVEKVTHISDATLHVNGGEIHASAEGQDMYAAIDGLIDKLARQLTKHKDKLKQH; encoded by the coding sequence ATGCAGCTCAACATCACTGGAAACAACGTCGAGATCACAGAAGCCCTGCGTGACTTTGTGAATACCAAGTTCGCCAAACTCGAACAGTATTTCGACAGGATCAATCAGGTCTATATTGTGTTGAAAGTGGAGAAAGTCACCCACATCTCGGATGCAACACTGCATGTAAACGGTGGCGAAATTCATGCCAGCGCGGAAGGTCAGGATATGTACGCGGCCATTGATGGCCTGATTGATAAGCTGGCAAGACAGCTCACTAAACACAAAGATAAATTGAAACAACACTAA
- the lptA gene encoding lipopolysaccharide ABC transporter substrate-binding protein LptA, which produces MKFKTNKLSLNLVLASSLLAASIPAFAVTGDTEQPIHIESDQQSLDMQGNVVTFTGNVIVTQGTIKINADKVVVTRPGGEEGKEVIDGFGNPATFYQMQDNGKPVKGHASKMHYELAKDFVVLTGNAYLEQLDSNITGDKITYLVKEQKMQAFSEKGKRVTTVLVPSQLQDKNKNQAPAQKKSN; this is translated from the coding sequence ATGAAATTCAAAACAAACAAACTCAGCCTTAATCTTGTGCTTGCCAGCTCACTTCTGGCCGCCAGTATTCCGGCGTTCGCCGTCACCGGTGATACCGAACAGCCGATCCACATTGAATCGGACCAGCAGTCTCTGGATATGCAGGGCAACGTCGTGACCTTCACCGGCAATGTCATTGTGACCCAGGGCACCATCAAAATTAACGCCGATAAAGTGGTCGTTACCCGTCCTGGCGGTGAAGAGGGCAAAGAGGTCATTGACGGCTTCGGCAACCCGGCCACCTTCTATCAAATGCAGGACAACGGTAAGCCGGTAAAAGGCCATGCGTCGAAAATGCATTATGAGCTGGCGAAAGATTTTGTCGTGCTCACCGGCAATGCGTACCTGGAACAGCTCGACAGCAACATCACCGGGGACAAAATTACCTATCTGGTGAAAGAGCAGAAAATGCAGGCCTTCAGTGAGAAAGGCAAGCGTGTGACCACTGTTCTGGTTCCGTCGCAGTTGCAGGACAAAAACAAAAACCAGGCCCCGGCTCAGAAGAAGAGTAACTAA
- the rpoN gene encoding RNA polymerase factor sigma-54 — protein MKQGLQLRLSQQLAMTPQLQQAIRLLQLSTLELQQELQQALESNPLLEQTDLHDEVDTHETQDSESLDTADALEQKEMPEELPLDASWDEIYTAGTPSGTSGDYIDDELPVYQGETTQTLQDYLMWQVELTPFSDTDRAIATSIVDAVDDTGYLTVSLDDILESMGNEEVGLDEVEAVLKRIQRFDPVGVAAKDLRDCLLIQLSQFDKATPFLEEARQIISDHLDLLANHDFRTLMRVTRLKEEVLKEAVNLIQSLDPRPGQSIQTGEPEYVIPDVLVRKHNGHWTVELNGDSVPRLQINQHYAAMCSGGRNDADSQYIRSNLQDAKWLIKSLESRNDTLLRVSRCIVEQQQAFFEQGEEFMKPMVLADIAQAVEMHESTISRVTTQKYLHSPRGIFELKYFFSSHVNTEGGGEASSTAIRALVKKLIAAENPAKPLSDSKLTSILSEQGIMVARRTVAKYRESLSIPPSNQRKQLV, from the coding sequence ATGAAGCAAGGTTTGCAACTCAGGCTGAGCCAACAACTGGCGATGACGCCGCAACTACAACAGGCGATTCGTCTGTTGCAGTTGTCCACGCTGGAACTGCAGCAGGAACTCCAGCAGGCGCTGGAAAGTAATCCGCTGCTGGAGCAAACCGATCTTCACGACGAAGTTGATACCCACGAAACTCAGGACAGTGAATCGCTGGATACCGCCGACGCCCTCGAACAAAAAGAGATGCCGGAAGAGTTACCGCTCGACGCCAGCTGGGATGAAATCTACACCGCCGGGACGCCATCGGGCACCAGCGGTGACTACATCGACGATGAACTGCCCGTTTACCAGGGAGAAACCACACAGACCCTGCAGGATTATCTGATGTGGCAGGTAGAACTTACCCCGTTCTCCGATACCGACCGCGCGATCGCCACCTCGATTGTTGATGCCGTTGACGACACTGGCTATCTCACCGTTTCGCTGGACGATATCCTCGAAAGCATGGGCAATGAAGAGGTGGGTCTTGACGAGGTTGAAGCCGTTCTCAAACGTATTCAGCGGTTTGATCCTGTTGGCGTGGCGGCAAAAGATCTGCGCGATTGTCTGCTGATCCAGCTCTCGCAGTTCGACAAAGCGACGCCTTTCCTTGAAGAAGCCCGGCAGATCATCAGCGATCATCTCGATCTGCTGGCGAACCACGACTTCCGCACCCTGATGCGCGTCACGCGCCTCAAAGAAGAGGTGCTCAAAGAGGCGGTCAATCTGATTCAGTCGCTCGATCCCCGCCCCGGTCAGTCGATCCAGACCGGTGAGCCAGAATACGTGATCCCGGATGTACTGGTGCGTAAGCATAACGGTCACTGGACGGTCGAGCTCAACGGCGACAGCGTTCCCCGCCTACAGATTAATCAGCACTACGCCGCAATGTGCAGCGGTGGACGCAATGACGCCGACAGCCAGTACATCCGCAGCAATTTGCAGGACGCAAAGTGGTTGATTAAGAGTCTGGAGAGCCGCAACGATACCCTGTTGCGCGTCAGTCGCTGCATCGTTGAACAGCAGCAAGCCTTCTTTGAGCAAGGCGAAGAGTTTATGAAACCGATGGTGCTGGCGGATATCGCCCAGGCCGTTGAGATGCACGAGTCGACCATTTCTCGTGTGACCACGCAGAAGTATCTGCACAGTCCACGCGGCATTTTTGAACTGAAGTATTTTTTCTCCAGCCATGTGAATACCGAGGGGGGTGGCGAAGCTTCCTCCACGGCGATCCGCGCACTGGTGAAGAAGTTGATTGCGGCGGAAAACCCCGCGAAGCCCCTGAGCGACAGCAAGCTAACATCGATATTGTCGGAACAAGGTATCATGGTGGCGCGCCGCACCGTTGCGAAGTACCGAGAGTCTTTATCCATTCCGCCGTCAAACCAGCGCAAACAACTGGTTTGA
- a CDS encoding calcium/sodium antiporter, producing MLLATALLIIGLLLVVYGADRLVFSASILCRTFGIPPLIIGMTVVSIGTSLPEIIVSVAASLHGQVDLAVGTALGSNITNILLILGLAALIHPFTVHSDILRRELPLMLLVSVVAGSVLYDGQLSRSDGIFLLLLAVLWLLFIVKIARLAERQGNDSLTREQVAELPREGGLPVAFLWLGIALIIMPMATRMVVDNATVIANYFAMSELTIGLTVIAIGTSLPELATAIAGVRKGENDIAVGNIIGANIFNLTIVLGLPALITPGEVNPLAFSRDYSVMLLVSIIFALLCWRRPRQSGRGAGVLLTGGFIVWLAMLYWLSPLLVG from the coding sequence ATGCTTTTAGCCACGGCGCTGTTAATTATTGGTTTATTATTGGTCGTCTACGGCGCCGACCGCCTGGTATTTTCCGCGTCAATCCTATGCCGAACCTTCGGGATCCCGCCGCTGATCATTGGTATGACGGTAGTCAGTATAGGCACATCTCTGCCTGAAATTATTGTTTCTGTCGCCGCCTCCCTGCACGGGCAGGTAGATTTAGCCGTTGGCACCGCGCTCGGATCCAACATAACCAACATTTTGTTGATCCTCGGACTTGCCGCGCTGATCCACCCTTTTACCGTGCATTCCGATATTCTACGTCGCGAATTACCGCTAATGTTACTGGTTAGCGTCGTGGCCGGATCCGTACTGTATGACGGACAACTCAGCCGCAGCGATGGTATCTTTCTTTTACTATTAGCCGTGTTATGGCTGTTGTTCATTGTTAAAATCGCCCGTCTCGCTGAGCGTCAGGGCAATGACAGTCTCACGCGGGAGCAGGTTGCTGAATTGCCGCGCGAAGGCGGACTGCCGGTGGCGTTTTTATGGCTGGGCATTGCGCTGATTATCATGCCAATGGCCACCCGAATGGTGGTGGATAACGCCACCGTGATTGCCAATTACTTCGCGATGAGCGAACTGACGATTGGCCTGACGGTAATCGCGATCGGCACCAGCCTGCCTGAACTGGCAACCGCCATCGCGGGCGTGCGCAAAGGTGAGAACGATATCGCGGTGGGCAATATTATCGGCGCGAACATTTTTAACCTCACCATTGTCCTCGGCCTCCCCGCCCTGATTACGCCGGGTGAGGTGAACCCGTTGGCGTTCAGCCGTGACTACAGCGTGATGCTGCTGGTGAGCATCATCTTTGCATTACTTTGCTGGCGGCGTCCCCGCCAGTCCGGTCGCGGCGCGGGCGTGCTGTTGACCGGCGGTTTTATCGTATGGCTGGCGATGTTGTATTGGCTGTCGCCGCTTCTCGTTGGATAA
- the mtgA gene encoding monofunctional biosynthetic peptidoglycan transglycosylase gives MKKGVFVFLRRVMWRVAIVLAVFWGGGIALFSVVPVPFSAVMVERQVGAWLQGDFGYVAHSDWVSMDEISPWMGLAVIAAEDQTFPDHWGFDVAAIEKALSHNERNENRIRGASTLSQQTVKNLFLWDGRSWLRKGLEAGLTVGVETVWSKKRILTVYLNIAEFGDGVFGVEAAAQRYFGKPASRLTQSEAALLAAVLPNPLRFKAAAPSGYVRSRQAWILRQMRQLGGESFMTRHHLH, from the coding sequence ATGAAAAAAGGAGTTTTCGTCTTTCTGCGGCGGGTGATGTGGCGTGTCGCGATCGTCCTTGCTGTGTTCTGGGGAGGTGGCATTGCGTTGTTCAGCGTGGTGCCTGTTCCCTTTTCGGCGGTGATGGTCGAGCGACAGGTAGGCGCCTGGCTACAGGGCGATTTTGGCTATGTTGCCCATTCCGACTGGGTGAGCATGGATGAGATCTCACCGTGGATGGGACTCGCGGTGATTGCCGCAGAAGACCAGACCTTCCCGGACCACTGGGGCTTTGACGTCGCCGCCATCGAGAAGGCGTTGTCACATAACGAACGTAATGAAAACCGCATTCGCGGTGCCTCGACGTTGTCACAGCAGACCGTTAAGAATCTCTTTCTCTGGGATGGGCGCAGTTGGCTACGCAAAGGACTTGAGGCCGGGCTTACGGTCGGCGTTGAGACCGTCTGGAGTAAGAAACGGATCCTCACCGTTTACCTGAATATCGCGGAATTTGGTGATGGCGTATTTGGCGTGGAAGCCGCGGCGCAGCGCTATTTTGGCAAACCGGCCAGCCGATTAACCCAGTCAGAAGCGGCGCTGCTTGCTGCTGTGTTGCCCAATCCTCTGCGCTTTAAGGCCGCCGCGCCCTCAGGCTATGTGCGTAGCCGTCAGGCGTGGATACTGCGTCAAATGCGGCAGTTGGGCGGGGAGTCATTTATGACCCGCCATCACCTGCATTAA